The Sphingomonas sp. LY54 genome includes a region encoding these proteins:
- the rimM gene encoding ribosome maturation factor RimM (Essential for efficient processing of 16S rRNA) gives MDDAQVTLAAIAGAHGIGGEVRLKLFAQTAESLGRHKTVQVGGRALTLKSVKGAGGMPIARFAEISDRSAAEALRGQLLTVPRSALPPLEEGEYYHADIIGLPCVDSEGAPLGTVATIENFGAGDIIEIEKPDGKRTMVPFRAGVADLADGRIVVDPVFLA, from the coding sequence TTGGACGACGCTCAGGTCACGCTCGCCGCCATCGCAGGTGCCCACGGCATCGGCGGCGAGGTGCGCCTGAAACTGTTCGCCCAAACTGCCGAAAGCCTGGGCCGTCACAAGACGGTCCAGGTCGGCGGCCGCGCCCTGACGCTGAAATCGGTGAAGGGCGCGGGCGGCATGCCGATCGCCCGCTTTGCCGAGATATCGGACCGCAGCGCCGCCGAGGCGTTGCGCGGCCAGCTCCTGACCGTGCCCCGGTCCGCCCTCCCGCCGCTGGAGGAGGGCGAATATTATCACGCCGACATCATCGGCCTGCCATGCGTCGATTCCGAAGGCGCCCCGCTCGGCACGGTCGCTACGATCGAGAATTTCGGCGCAGGCGACATCATCGAGATCGAGAAGCCCGACGGCAAGCGCACCATGGTGCCCTTCCGCGCTGGCGTCGCCGATCTCGCCGACGGCCGGATCGTCGTCGACCCCGTCTTCCTCGCCTAG